The genome window GCGGACTTCGCGTACAAGATGGTCGTCGTCGTCCGCAAGGACCTTCGGCTGGGGCCAGGCAAGCTTGCCGTGCAGGTGGCGCACGCGGCCGTGAGCCTCTCCGAGCTCAACAACAGGCGCGGCCGGCCGGAATACAAGGCCTGGCTTCGCGAGGGACAGAAGAAGGTCGTCGTGAAGGCCGAGAACGAAAGGCATTTGTTCGAGATCCGCGAAGCGGCGGAGCGCATGGGCTTCCCGACGGTGGTGGTGCAGGACGCCGGCCTCACGCAGGTGGAGCCGGGCACCGTGACCTGCGTAGGCATCGGGCCGGACCGCGACTCCGAGATGGACAAGCTGACGGGGGATCTCCCGCTTGGCTGACGCCCGGCGCCCCGAGGGATGGACGGATCCGGAGCTTACGACCTGCGGCGGCTGCCGCCACTTCGAGCAGAGCCTCACGGGCCGGCACGCGTGCCAGCGGGGTCTCGTGCTCGTCGACGGCGTCGCGCGCACGTCGTGCGAGGCGTTCGATCCCTTCGCGCGCGCGCACGGCGGGACGGCCGTGGAATCGTGCGATTGCCACCCCCCGCACGAGCATCCTGAAACCGCGGTGGACGGAAGCGAGTGACGCCTGCGCGCCGCCGGCGCTGGCGCCGTGCCGCGTCCGGCCTCGCTATTCGATCTCCTTCTCCTCGACCCCGGTCGGATCGGCCGAGTGGTCGAGCTCCTCCACGCTCTCGTCGGGCGGACGCGACGACTCCTCGCCCGCGCCGCCGTCGCCGCCTGCGCCTGCGGTTTGACTCGGGCCGCCGGCAAGCTCCCCGGCGATCCGCACCTCGCCCGTTCCCCGGTCGGGGCACTGCATGTTGATGCAAAGGACCCACGGGCGGCGGCCCTTGTTCACGATCTTGATGACCGGCGACTGGCACGTGGCGCAGTGCTGCTGCTCCGACACGATCTTCCCGTACTGGGGAAGCGGGTACGTCTGCTCGCAGTTCGGGTAGTTGCCGCACCCGACGAACCGCTTGCCCGCGCGCCCCTTGCGGATCATGAGGGGGCCTCCATCCTTGGGGCACCGGCCGACCGTGTTCTGCGCGTCGATGGCCTTGCGAACGGTGACCGCGATCTTGTCGCGGTTGCTCTCGAGCACGTCGAGGATCTCGAGCAGCATGCGGCGCGAGTCGTCCACGACCTCGTCGAGGCGCTTTCGCCCCTCGGCGATCTCGTCCATCTCCTTCTCGAGCGCCGCCGTCATCTCGGGCCGGGCGATGTGCGAAGCGTAGTTCTCGAGCGCGTCGGTCACGGCAAAGGCGGTCTCGTTGGGCTCGGGCGGCGAGTTGCGGACGTAGCCGCGCGCGTAGAGCTTGTTCAGGATCTCGTGCCGCGTCGACTTCGTGCCAAGGCCAAGCGCCTCCATCTCCTCCAGGAGGCGGCCCTGCGAGAAGCGCTTGGGCGGCTGGGTCGTCTTGCGCTCCACGTCCACCTGGACCACGCGCGCGCGGTCCCCGCCGGCAAGCGGAGGCAGGAGAGCCTCCTTCGACGAGACGTAGGGATAGACGCCCTTCCAGCCGGGCTCCAGCATGCGTTGGCCGCGCGCCTCGAACGGCTCGCCGCCCACGTCGAGCGCGACGCGGATGTTCTCGATGCGCGCCTCGTCCGAAAGCGTCGCGAGGAACCGGCGCGCGACGAGCTCCCACACCTTCCACCCGTCCGCGTCGAGATCCGACTTGCGCGGCGCGCCCGTGGGATGGATGGGCGGGTGGTCGGTCGTCTTCTTCTTGCCCTTCGTGGGCGAGAGCTCGGGCTTCTCGAGGATGCGCTCGGCCAGGTGCCCGACTTGCTCCTGCGTCGCGAGCTTCTTCAGGATGTCGCGAAGGTCGAGCTCGGGCGGGTACTGCGTGTTGTCCGTGCGCGGGTAGCTCACCCACCCGTTCATGTACAGGTTCTCGGCCACGTTCATCGCGCGCGCGGCCGAGAGGCCAAGGCGCGTGGCGGCGGCGAGGAACGCGGTCGTGTGGAACGGCTCCGGGGGCTTCTCGCGCCGCTCCGTCCGGTGCGCCTCCGTCACCACCGCCTCGGCGGCCGCCTTGGCGCGGGCCAGCGCGGCCGTCGCGCTCGCCTCGTCGTCGAAGCGGCCCTGCTTGTGGCTTGCCGGGAAGCTCGTCTCCTTCTCGAGCGTCGCCGCGATCTCCCAGTAGGGCGTCGGAACGAACGCCCGGATCTCCTTCTCCTTGTCCACGACAAGGGCAAGCGTTGGGCTCTGCACGCGCCCGATCGACAGGAAATCCTGGCCGACTTGGCCCGAGGCGAGCGAGATGAAGCGCGTGAGCGACGCGCCCCAGGCAAGATCGATCACCTGGCGCGCCTCCGCGCTTGCGGCGAGGTTGTCGTCGATGGCCGCGAGGTTCCCGAAGGCGCGTCCGATCTCCTCGGTCGTGATGGACGAGAAGCGCGACCGAACGGCCTCCACGCCGGGGTTGGCCTCGCGCACGAGGCCAAGCGCCTCGACGCCGATGAGCTCGCCCTCGCGGTCGAAGTCCGTCGCCACGACGACCTTGTGCGCCTCCTTGGCAAGCGTCGAGAGCGCGGCGGCGATCTCCTTTTCCTCGACGCGCCGCTCGGGGGCGACCGTGACGAGCTCGCGCGGGTCCACCTTGAACCAGCGGTTGTACTTGCGCGGGTAGTCCATGGCGACGATGTGGCCCTTCAACCCCACGACGGCCCAGGGCTTCCCCTCGCGCTCGAACTCGTAGACGGGGATGCCCTTGATCTTGAAGATCTTGAGCTTGCCCTCGGAGAGGATCTTTGCGATCTTCTCGGCCGCGATGTTCTTCTCCGAGACGACAAGCGTGAGGCCCTTCTGGCGCTTCTTTCGGGTATTGGCATCCGGCTTCTCGGCCGCGGCCGCCCGGTCCTTGGCGGCGGCCTTGCGGCGGGCCTTCACGGTCGCCTGCTTGGAGGGTGCCTTCTTGGCCGCGGGCGGCTCGGAGGGCGGCGCGGGCGCGGCGGTCTCCTCGTTCATCGGAATGCCGTCGTCATGCCGGCCTTCGCTATTTGTCGATTTCGGAATCTGGGCCGCTTCCTCGTGCGCGCGCGTGCAGACCGCGCGCCCGCGCGCACGCGACGCGCGCGCACGCGTGTAATCGTACGTGCGTGCCCGCGCGCGAGGCGGCGTCAGGGGACCTTGAGCGGGTAGAGCTGCTTTGCCTCGGTGGGCGAGAGCTCGACCTTGCGCGACCACACCCACCCCTCGTGCTCGCGGACGAAGGCCGCGACCTTCTCGCCCAGATCAAGCGGCAGGAGGAGCGCGCCGCGCCGCAATCGGCGGTGCGGCTTTCCCGTGAGGAACCCCGGGCGCTCGTAGGCGTACTTGCCGCGGTGCGAGCGGTCCACGTACCCGAACAGTTTGCGCTCGAACCGTCGCCGCGCCGCGGCCGTCGCTTCCGCCTCGTGCCCGTAGACGAGCACCCAACCCAACGCCATGTTACTGCGCAACTGCGCAGTAACGCTTATTCCCTTCGGTAGAGCCAAGCCCTCCCCCCGCTTTGCGGCTGGCGCCCATGCTTCCCGTCTACTTCTCCCCCGCCTTCCTCCTCCACGACACGGGCCCCGACCACGTGGAGCGCCCCGCCCGCGCCGAGGCCATCGCGCAGGCGCTCCGCGCGGAGCCCTTCGCGCGCCGCGTGCGCTTCCGCGAGCCTTCGCCCGCGGACGAGGAGGACCTCGCCGCGGTGCATGCGCGGCCCATGATCGCAAGCCTCCGCCGCTTCTGCGCCGACGGCGGGGGCTCGCTCGATGCGGACACGGTCGCCGTTCCCGCGTCGTGGGACGCGGCGCTTCGCGCCGCGGGCGCGGTCGTGCAGGCGGCCGCGGAGGCGGCGTCGCGGGAGGCGCCGCGCGCCTTCTGCGTCGTCCGCCCGCCCGGCCACCATGCGACCCCCGAGCGCGCGATGGGCTTCTGCCTCTTCAACAACGTGGCCGTGGCCGCGCGCGCGGTGCTTCGCCGGCGCTTGGCGCGACGCGTCCTCGTCGTGGACCACGACGTGCACCACGGCAACGGCACGCAGGACGTCTTCTGGCGCGACCCCGACGTGCTGTACTTCAGCGTCCACCAGAGCCCGTTGTACCCGGGAACGGGGTCGGCAAGCGAGATCGGCGAAGGCGAGGGCGAAGGTTTCACGGTGAACGTTCCCGTGCCGCCGGGAAGCGGCGAGACGGCTTGGAACGCCGCCGTCGAGGAGATCCTTCTTCCGGTCGCCGACGAGTTCGATCCCGAGCTCATCCTGGTGAGCGCCGGCTTCGACAGCCACCATGACGATCTCCTCGGCTCGCTTGCGCTCACGAGCGACTTCTACGGCAGCCTGCTGCGCCGCGTGCGCGAGATCGACGACAAGATCGTCGTGGCGCTCGAAGGCGGCTACAATCTCGACGCCGTCGCGAAAAGCGCCGCAAGCGAGGTCGCCGTCCTCTCGGGCGTGGACCTTGCGCCGTGGGGCGAGAAGGCTCGCGAGCGGACGGACGCGCGTGGGTCCATCGACGCGGCCAAGCGGGCGCTGCGGGATCACTGGGACCTGTAGTTGTCCGGCAACGTTCACGTGCCGGCGGCCGACAACGCAGAGGCATGCGAACCTTGACGAAGATCGTGCTGGGCGTGGCGGCCGCCGTCGCGCTCGTCCGGCTGTACCGCTCCATGCGGACGTAGGCCTTCGGGCTAGCGCACGACCGAAACGGAAAGCCCGTCGCCCACGGGCACGATCGCGCTCACGAGTCGCGGGTGCGCGAAGATGCGCTCGGTGAAGGCGCGGATGCCCTCGGTGTCCGCGTCGCGGGCGGAGGCGTCCATCACGCGTCCCTGCCACAGCACGTTGTCGGCCGCGATGATCGTGCCGC of Candidatus Thermoplasmatota archaeon contains these proteins:
- the pth2 gene encoding peptidyl-tRNA hydrolase Pth2; amino-acid sequence: MVVVVRKDLRLGPGKLAVQVAHAAVSLSELNNRRGRPEYKAWLREGQKKVVVKAENERHLFEIREAAERMGFPTVVVQDAGLTQVEPGTVTCVGIGPDRDSEMDKLTGDLPLG
- a CDS encoding DNA topoisomerase I, yielding MNEETAAPAPPSEPPAAKKAPSKQATVKARRKAAAKDRAAAAEKPDANTRKKRQKGLTLVVSEKNIAAEKIAKILSEGKLKIFKIKGIPVYEFEREGKPWAVVGLKGHIVAMDYPRKYNRWFKVDPRELVTVAPERRVEEKEIAAALSTLAKEAHKVVVATDFDREGELIGVEALGLVREANPGVEAVRSRFSSITTEEIGRAFGNLAAIDDNLAASAEARQVIDLAWGASLTRFISLASGQVGQDFLSIGRVQSPTLALVVDKEKEIRAFVPTPYWEIAATLEKETSFPASHKQGRFDDEASATAALARAKAAAEAVVTEAHRTERREKPPEPFHTTAFLAAATRLGLSAARAMNVAENLYMNGWVSYPRTDNTQYPPELDLRDILKKLATQEQVGHLAERILEKPELSPTKGKKKTTDHPPIHPTGAPRKSDLDADGWKVWELVARRFLATLSDEARIENIRVALDVGGEPFEARGQRMLEPGWKGVYPYVSSKEALLPPLAGGDRARVVQVDVERKTTQPPKRFSQGRLLEEMEALGLGTKSTRHEILNKLYARGYVRNSPPEPNETAFAVTDALENYASHIARPEMTAALEKEMDEIAEGRKRLDEVVDDSRRMLLEILDVLESNRDKIAVTVRKAIDAQNTVGRCPKDGGPLMIRKGRAGKRFVGCGNYPNCEQTYPLPQYGKIVSEQQHCATCQSPVIKIVNKGRRPWVLCINMQCPDRGTGEVRIAGELAGGPSQTAGAGGDGGAGEESSRPPDESVEELDHSADPTGVEEKEIE
- a CDS encoding histone deacetylase, giving the protein MLPVYFSPAFLLHDTGPDHVERPARAEAIAQALRAEPFARRVRFREPSPADEEDLAAVHARPMIASLRRFCADGGGSLDADTVAVPASWDAALRAAGAVVQAAAEAASREAPRAFCVVRPPGHHATPERAMGFCLFNNVAVAARAVLRRRLARRVLVVDHDVHHGNGTQDVFWRDPDVLYFSVHQSPLYPGTGSASEIGEGEGEGFTVNVPVPPGSGETAWNAAVEEILLPVADEFDPELILVSAGFDSHHDDLLGSLALTSDFYGSLLRRVREIDDKIVVALEGGYNLDAVAKSAASEVAVLSGVDLAPWGEKARERTDARGSIDAAKRALRDHWDL